A DNA window from Mycobacterium sp. IDR2000157661 contains the following coding sequences:
- a CDS encoding NAD-glutamate dehydrogenase has translation MSVNPGAAGGPLGAGAGVAGAPGPVTTDAELMSRLGRAYLATYRGPHADAPADESAVTSPVDMTAHRMVTAELVAAHRRLGHLRAVGETRVAVYPADDPAGFGPALQIVTDYTAMMMDSVTVLLHRFGVAYTAVMNPVFRVHRGAADELLDIVPVAEAGDAAGAPTESWVHVQLAATVDSAAIAHVAQMLPRVLADARQVSLDAKALWSTLRGLAEDVDTDAGGRFPGRDRNDVAALLRWLADGHFVLLGYQRCPVRDGRSSVDPASKLGVLRLRDDVLPQLTGNSELLTLAQATLPSYLRYGAYPYIVVVRENHGSTAVEHRFVGLFTVAAMNANVLEIPLIARRVNEALSQSQRDPSHPGQLLLDIIQTIPRSELFALSAAEMLDMVRAVVDLGSRRRTLLFLRVDSLAYFVSCLVYLPRDRYTTAVRLQMQDILVRELGGVSIEYTARVSESPWAVVHFSVRMPEGVNARDIDTSVDNESRIQDLLTEAARTWGDRLMGAVRTGSIDQPTAQHYSTAFSEAYKQAVTPDDAIGDIAIIEELQDNSIKPVLSDSEDEGIAELTLYLGGQSASLSDLLPILQSMGVVVLEERPFTVVRPDGLPVFIYQFKISPHKSIAAVPEDQRDATAARFADAVTAIWRGRVEIDRFNELVLRAGLSWQQVAILRSYAKYLRQAGFPYSQAHIEGVVNDNANTARSLVELFESLFFPSAQPGQDTPKRRDAQAAAAAVSADIDALVSLDTDRVLRAFASMIQATLRTNYFVTREESARHQDVLSFKLNPGLIDELPLPRPKFEIFVYSPRVEGVHLRFGHVARGGLRWSDRREDFRTEILGLVKAQAVKNAVIVPVGAKGGFVLKRPPSPTGDAAADRDAQRAEGVACYKLFIAGLLDVTDNVDKATGDIVAPPDVVRRDGDDAYLVVAADKGTATFSDIANEVAKSYGFWLGDAFASGGSVGYDHKAIGITARGAWEAVKRHFLEMGVDTQSEDFTVVGVGDMSGDVFGNGMLLSKHIRLLAAFDHRHIFIDPDPDAARSWEERKRLFDQPRSSWEEYDTSLISEGGGVYTRQQKSIRISKQARAALGIEDSVEELTPPNLIKAILKAPADLLFNGGIGTYIKAEAESDSDVGDRANDPVRVNGNQLRAKVIGEGGNLGVTPLGRIEFDLAGGRINTDALDNSAGVDCSDHEVNIKILIDSLVTAGKVEEGERTDLLLSMTDEVGALVLGDNEDQNDLMGTSRANAANLLPVHARMIRDFAADRGLNRELEALPSEKEIRRRTETGIGLTSPELATLMAHVKLALKDDVLASELPDQEAFAARLPWYFPVKLREQFASDIRSHQLRREIITTMLVNDVVDTSGITYAYRITEDVGVGPLDAVRTYAATNAIFRINDVWRQIRAASEHGVPVAASDRMTLHLRRLVDRAGRWLLNYRPQPLAVGAETNRFAAKVADLTPRMSEWLRGDDEAIVAKEVREFTSHGAPEDLAYTLATGLYQFSLLDVIDIADIVDREPAEVADTYFALMDYLNTDNLLTAVSRLERDDRWHSLARLAIRDDIYGSLRALCFDVLAVGEPEESGEEKISEWETTNSSRVGRARRTLSDIYESGEHDLATLSVAARQIRSMTRTSGTGSSR, from the coding sequence ATGTCGGTGAATCCGGGAGCCGCCGGGGGACCACTCGGCGCCGGGGCCGGCGTGGCCGGGGCGCCGGGTCCGGTGACCACCGACGCGGAGCTCATGTCACGGCTGGGGCGCGCCTATCTCGCGACATACCGTGGACCGCACGCCGATGCGCCCGCGGACGAGTCCGCGGTGACCTCACCGGTCGACATGACCGCCCACCGGATGGTGACAGCCGAGTTGGTCGCGGCGCACCGCCGGCTCGGCCATCTCCGCGCGGTCGGCGAGACACGTGTCGCGGTGTATCCGGCCGACGACCCGGCCGGGTTCGGGCCGGCGCTGCAGATCGTCACCGACTACACCGCGATGATGATGGATTCGGTCACCGTGCTGCTGCACCGGTTCGGCGTCGCCTACACCGCGGTGATGAACCCGGTGTTCCGCGTCCACCGCGGAGCTGCGGATGAGCTGCTCGACATCGTCCCCGTCGCCGAGGCCGGCGATGCCGCCGGCGCACCGACCGAGTCGTGGGTGCATGTGCAGTTGGCGGCCACGGTGGACTCCGCCGCGATCGCACACGTCGCCCAGATGCTGCCCAGGGTGCTCGCCGACGCGCGCCAGGTGTCCCTCGACGCGAAGGCCCTGTGGTCGACACTGCGCGGGCTCGCCGAGGACGTTGACACCGACGCGGGCGGCCGGTTTCCCGGTCGTGACCGCAACGACGTCGCCGCGCTGCTGCGCTGGCTGGCCGACGGTCACTTCGTGCTGCTGGGCTATCAGCGCTGCCCGGTCCGTGACGGGCGCTCGTCGGTGGATCCGGCGAGCAAGCTCGGCGTGCTCCGGCTGCGCGACGACGTGCTGCCCCAGTTGACCGGCAACAGCGAGCTGCTCACCCTGGCACAGGCGACCCTGCCGAGCTATCTGCGCTACGGCGCCTATCCGTACATCGTCGTGGTCCGCGAGAACCACGGATCCACCGCGGTCGAGCACCGGTTCGTCGGCTTGTTCACCGTCGCGGCGATGAACGCCAATGTGCTCGAGATACCGCTGATCGCCCGCAGGGTCAACGAGGCGCTGTCGCAGTCGCAACGAGACCCGAGCCATCCCGGGCAGCTGCTGCTCGACATCATCCAAACCATTCCGCGGTCGGAGTTGTTCGCGCTGTCGGCAGCGGAGATGCTCGACATGGTCAGGGCGGTCGTCGATCTCGGTTCGCGCAGGCGGACCCTGCTGTTCCTGCGCGTCGACTCCCTGGCCTACTTCGTCTCGTGTCTGGTCTACCTGCCCCGCGACCGCTACACCACCGCGGTCCGACTCCAGATGCAGGACATCCTGGTGCGCGAACTCGGTGGCGTCAGCATCGAGTACACCGCGCGGGTCAGCGAATCGCCCTGGGCGGTCGTGCATTTCTCCGTGCGCATGCCCGAAGGGGTCAACGCCCGCGACATCGACACTTCGGTCGACAACGAGTCGCGGATCCAGGACCTGCTCACCGAAGCGGCCAGGACGTGGGGCGACCGGCTCATGGGCGCCGTCAGGACAGGCTCGATCGATCAGCCCACCGCGCAGCACTACTCGACGGCGTTCTCGGAGGCCTACAAGCAGGCCGTCACGCCGGACGACGCGATCGGCGACATCGCGATCATCGAAGAGCTGCAGGACAACTCGATCAAGCCTGTCCTCAGCGACAGCGAGGACGAGGGCATCGCGGAGCTCACTCTGTATCTGGGCGGGCAGTCGGCCTCGCTGAGCGACCTGCTGCCGATCCTGCAGTCGATGGGTGTGGTGGTGCTCGAGGAGCGGCCGTTCACGGTCGTTCGGCCCGACGGGCTGCCGGTGTTCATCTACCAGTTCAAGATCTCACCGCACAAGTCGATCGCGGCGGTGCCCGAGGACCAGCGCGATGCGACGGCGGCCCGGTTCGCCGACGCCGTCACCGCGATCTGGCGGGGCCGGGTGGAGATCGACCGATTCAACGAGCTGGTGCTGCGCGCCGGGCTGAGCTGGCAGCAGGTTGCCATCCTGCGCAGCTACGCGAAGTACCTGCGGCAGGCGGGTTTTCCTTACAGTCAGGCACACATCGAGGGTGTCGTCAACGACAACGCCAATACGGCACGTTCACTGGTCGAGCTGTTCGAGTCGCTGTTCTTCCCGTCGGCGCAGCCGGGCCAGGACACCCCGAAACGCCGCGACGCGCAGGCCGCTGCTGCAGCGGTCAGCGCCGACATCGACGCACTGGTGAGCCTCGACACCGACCGTGTGTTGCGGGCGTTCGCCTCGATGATCCAGGCCACGCTGCGCACCAACTACTTCGTCACCCGCGAGGAGTCGGCTCGGCACCAGGACGTGTTGTCGTTCAAGCTCAATCCCGGGCTGATCGACGAACTCCCGCTCCCGCGCCCGAAATTCGAGATCTTCGTGTACTCGCCGCGCGTGGAGGGCGTGCACCTGCGCTTCGGTCACGTGGCGCGCGGCGGGCTGCGCTGGTCGGACCGGCGCGAGGACTTCCGCACCGAGATCCTCGGCCTGGTCAAGGCGCAGGCGGTCAAGAACGCGGTGATCGTGCCCGTCGGCGCCAAGGGCGGGTTCGTGCTCAAACGACCGCCTTCGCCCACCGGTGACGCCGCCGCCGACCGCGACGCTCAGCGCGCCGAGGGAGTGGCGTGCTACAAGCTTTTCATCGCCGGCCTGCTCGACGTCACCGACAACGTCGACAAGGCCACCGGCGACATCGTGGCGCCACCGGATGTGGTGCGCCGCGACGGTGACGACGCCTATCTGGTGGTGGCCGCCGACAAGGGCACCGCCACGTTCTCCGACATCGCCAACGAGGTCGCCAAGTCCTACGGCTTCTGGCTCGGTGACGCGTTCGCCTCGGGCGGCTCGGTGGGCTATGACCACAAGGCGATTGGGATCACCGCCAGAGGCGCGTGGGAGGCCGTCAAGCGCCACTTCCTCGAGATGGGCGTCGACACCCAGTCCGAGGACTTCACCGTCGTCGGCGTCGGTGACATGAGCGGCGACGTGTTCGGCAACGGCATGTTGCTCTCCAAGCACATCCGCCTCCTCGCCGCGTTCGACCACCGGCATATCTTCATCGACCCCGACCCCGACGCGGCCAGATCGTGGGAGGAACGCAAGCGCCTCTTCGACCAGCCGCGGTCCAGCTGGGAAGAGTACGACACCTCGCTGATCAGTGAGGGCGGCGGCGTGTACACCCGCCAGCAGAAGTCGATACGGATCAGCAAGCAGGCCCGCGCCGCCCTGGGCATCGAGGACAGCGTCGAGGAGCTGACTCCGCCGAACCTGATCAAGGCGATCCTCAAGGCTCCGGCCGACCTGCTGTTCAACGGCGGCATCGGCACCTACATCAAAGCTGAGGCCGAATCGGACTCCGACGTCGGTGACCGTGCCAACGACCCGGTGCGCGTGAACGGAAACCAGTTGCGCGCCAAGGTGATCGGCGAGGGTGGCAATCTCGGGGTCACCCCGCTCGGACGCATCGAATTCGACCTCGCCGGCGGCCGCATCAACACCGATGCACTGGACAACTCGGCGGGCGTGGACTGCTCCGACCACGAGGTCAACATCAAGATCCTGATCGACTCGCTGGTCACGGCCGGCAAAGTGGAGGAGGGCGAACGCACCGACCTGCTGCTGTCGATGACCGACGAGGTCGGAGCGCTGGTGCTGGGGGACAACGAGGACCAGAACGACCTGATGGGCACCAGCCGCGCCAACGCCGCGAACCTGCTGCCGGTGCACGCGCGGATGATCCGGGATTTCGCCGCCGATCGCGGTCTGAACAGAGAACTCGAGGCGCTGCCCTCGGAGAAGGAGATCCGCCGCCGCACTGAGACCGGGATCGGGCTCACCTCACCGGAACTCGCCACACTGATGGCGCACGTGAAACTGGCGCTCAAGGACGATGTGCTGGCCAGCGAGTTGCCCGATCAGGAGGCGTTCGCCGCCCGGTTGCCGTGGTACTTCCCGGTCAAGTTGCGCGAGCAGTTCGCCAGCGACATCCGTTCGCACCAACTGCGTCGCGAGATCATCACCACCATGCTCGTCAACGACGTGGTCGACACCAGTGGCATCACCTACGCCTACCGGATCACCGAGGACGTCGGCGTCGGACCCCTCGACGCGGTCCGCACCTACGCCGCCACCAACGCGATCTTCCGGATCAACGACGTCTGGCGTCAGATCCGGGCCGCCAGCGAGCATGGAGTGCCGGTGGCGGCGTCGGACAGGATGACGTTGCACCTGCGCAGGCTCGTCGACAGGGCCGGGCGCTGGCTGCTCAACTACCGACCGCAGCCGCTGGCGGTGGGGGCCGAAACGAACCGGTTCGCTGCCAAAGTCGCCGACCTGACACCGCGTATGTCGGAGTGGCTGCGCGGTGACGACGAGGCGATCGTCGCCAAAGAGGTCCGCGAGTTCACCTCCCACGGCGCGCCGGAGGACCTGGCGTACACGCTGGCGACGGGGCTGTACCAGTTCAGCCTGCTCGACGTCATCGACATCGCCGACATCGTCGACCGGGAACCGGCCGAGGTTGCCGACACCTACTTCGCGTTGATGGACTATCTCAACACCGACAACCTGCTGACCGCGGTGTCCCGGCTCGAGCGTGATGACCGCTGGCATTCGCTGGCGCGGTTGGCGATTCGCGACGACATCTATGGATCGCTGCGGGCGTTGTGCTTCGATGTGCTGGCCGTCGGTGAACCGGAGGAATCCGGTGAGGAGAAGATCTCCGAGTGGGAGACGACCAACAGCTCGCGGGTGGGCCGCGCACGCCGCACTCTCAGCGACATCTACGAGAGTGGCGAGCATGACCTGGCCACCTTGTCGGTGGCGGCTCGCCAGATCCGCAGCATGACGCGAACGAGTGGGACGGGAAGCTCGCGGTGA
- a CDS encoding acyl-CoA thioesterase has protein sequence MYQHINHATMVTILEEARIPFLREPFESVIEEIGLLIHEVNILYKGQLRLRDSPLQVTMWSKRVRAVDFTIGYEVRSVRREPDSRPSVIAETQLAAVHIKERRLQRLSEQQREYLLRWAR, from the coding sequence ATGTACCAGCACATCAATCACGCCACCATGGTGACGATTCTCGAGGAGGCTCGCATCCCGTTCCTGCGGGAGCCGTTCGAGTCGGTGATCGAGGAGATCGGTCTGCTGATCCACGAAGTCAATATCCTGTACAAAGGTCAATTGCGACTGCGTGATTCGCCGTTGCAGGTGACCATGTGGTCCAAGCGGGTGCGCGCCGTCGACTTCACGATCGGCTACGAGGTGCGTTCGGTCCGGCGCGAGCCGGACTCGCGGCCGTCGGTGATCGCCGAGACGCAGTTGGCTGCCGTGCACATCAAGGAGCGACGGCTGCAGCGGCTTTCCGAGCAACAGCGTGAGTATCTGCTGCGCTGGGCGCGATGA
- a CDS encoding glycoside hydrolase family 13 protein yields the protein MTPPDSAPWWSSALFYQVYPRSFRDSDGDGVGDLDGVTARLDHLRDLGVDAIWLNPVMVSPMADNGYDVADPRDVDPLFGGMAALDRLTEAAHRLGMKVTMDLVPNHTSSAHPWFQAALASSPGSDQRERYIFRDGTGPDGIHPPNNWVSIFGGPAWTRIVEADGHPGQWYLHLFDAEQPDLNWDNPEVFDDLEETLRFWLDRGIDGFRIDVAHGMVKPPGLPDMNIVQREMLLSESDEDPRFNNDGVHELHRRIRRVFDDYPDSVAIGEVWVYDNEQFSRYVRPDELHLGFNFRLLRAPYDASEIHHAIDNSLRAAHLVDAVPTWTLANHDVDRVPTRYGGGAVGLARARAMALVMLALPGAVFIYNGEELGLPNVELPDEALRDPVWERSGRTRRGRDASRIPMPWEGETPPFGFSVNRRTWLPMPPQWAQLTVENQRADPGSTLSFFRRAIELRRSRVEFDGSTVEWLDSPVDSLVFHRSGGLVCVLNAGAEPIPLPEGEVLFTSGPSVDGALPPDTAAWLI from the coding sequence ATGACTCCACCCGATTCCGCACCATGGTGGTCCAGTGCGCTGTTCTACCAGGTGTATCCCCGGTCGTTCCGCGACAGCGACGGCGACGGCGTCGGCGACCTCGACGGCGTGACCGCGCGCCTGGATCACCTCAGGGATCTCGGCGTCGACGCGATCTGGCTGAATCCCGTGATGGTGTCGCCGATGGCCGACAACGGTTATGACGTGGCCGACCCGCGCGACGTCGACCCGTTGTTCGGTGGCATGGCGGCGCTGGACCGGTTGACCGAGGCCGCGCACCGGTTGGGCATGAAGGTGACGATGGATCTGGTGCCCAACCACACCAGTTCGGCCCACCCCTGGTTCCAGGCGGCGTTGGCATCGAGTCCCGGCAGCGATCAACGCGAGCGCTACATCTTCCGCGACGGCACCGGACCCGACGGCATCCATCCGCCCAACAATTGGGTGTCGATCTTCGGCGGACCGGCGTGGACGAGGATCGTCGAGGCCGACGGCCACCCAGGCCAGTGGTACCTGCATCTGTTCGACGCCGAGCAACCCGACCTCAACTGGGACAACCCCGAGGTGTTCGACGACCTGGAGGAGACCCTGCGGTTCTGGCTCGACCGCGGCATCGACGGGTTCCGCATCGATGTCGCGCACGGCATGGTCAAGCCGCCCGGACTGCCCGACATGAATATCGTCCAGCGCGAAATGCTGTTGTCGGAGTCGGACGAGGACCCGCGGTTCAACAACGACGGTGTCCACGAGCTTCATCGCCGCATCCGCCGGGTGTTCGACGACTATCCCGACTCGGTGGCAATCGGCGAGGTGTGGGTCTACGACAACGAGCAGTTCTCCCGCTACGTGCGCCCCGACGAGCTGCATCTCGGTTTCAACTTCCGGCTGTTGCGCGCTCCCTACGACGCCTCCGAGATCCACCACGCGATCGACAACTCCCTGCGCGCAGCGCACCTCGTCGACGCCGTGCCGACGTGGACGCTGGCCAACCACGACGTCGACCGCGTGCCGACACGCTACGGCGGCGGCGCGGTCGGTCTGGCCCGCGCCCGGGCGATGGCCCTGGTGATGCTGGCGCTGCCCGGGGCGGTGTTCATCTACAACGGTGAGGAGCTCGGGCTGCCGAACGTCGAGCTGCCCGACGAGGCGCTGCGCGATCCGGTGTGGGAACGCTCCGGGCGCACCCGACGCGGGCGCGACGCCAGCCGGATACCGATGCCCTGGGAGGGCGAGACGCCACCGTTCGGCTTCTCCGTCAATCGTCGAACCTGGTTGCCGATGCCGCCGCAGTGGGCGCAGTTGACGGTCGAGAATCAGCGCGCGGATCCCGGGTCGACCCTTTCGTTCTTCCGGCGGGCCATCGAGCTGCGCCGCAGCCGAGTCGAGTTCGACGGCTCGACGGTGGAGTGGCTGGACTCCCCCGTCGACAGCCTGGTGTTTCATCGCAGCGGCGGGCTGGTGTGCGTGTTGAACGCCGGAGCCGAGCCGATACCACTGCCGGAGGGTGAGGTGCTGTTCACCAGCGGCCCGTCGGTCGACGGCGCACTGCCGCCCGACACCGCCGCCTGGCTGATTTAG
- a CDS encoding globin — protein sequence MTQPQRSFYDEVGGHETFRAIVSRFYELVRDDEILRPLYPDEDLDAAEVRLLMFLEQYWGGPRTYSDQRGHPRLRMRHAPFRIGYLERDAWLRCMHTAVAEIDSNTLDDEHRRELLAYLEMAAHSMVNSPF from the coding sequence GTGACACAGCCACAGCGGTCGTTCTACGACGAAGTCGGTGGCCACGAGACGTTTCGCGCGATCGTGTCGCGGTTCTACGAACTGGTGCGCGATGACGAGATCCTGCGTCCGCTCTACCCCGACGAAGACCTCGATGCCGCGGAGGTGCGACTGCTCATGTTCCTCGAGCAGTACTGGGGCGGCCCGCGTACCTACTCCGATCAGCGCGGCCACCCGCGGCTACGGATGCGACACGCCCCGTTCCGCATCGGCTACCTCGAGCGCGACGCGTGGCTGCGCTGCATGCACACTGCGGTGGCGGAGATAGACTCGAACACGCTCGACGACGAGCACCGCAGAGAACTGTTGGCCTACCTGGAGATGGCCGCGCATTCGATGGTGAACTCGCCCTTCTGA
- a CDS encoding HNH endonuclease yields the protein MAHRKKGPSKRAGHFNHGASAARSGPVVPSAHTRVLHSVETHPPSTNDGSFWGRRRVLLLNSTYEPLTALPMRRAVIMLMCGKADVVHEDPGGPVIHSATRSIVVPTVIRLRTYVRVPYRARIPMTRAALMHRDRFRCAYCGAKADTVDHVVPRSRGGDHSWENCVAACSGCNHRKADRLLGELGWTLRTVPVPPKGQHWRLLSSVKELDPAWVRYLGEGAA from the coding sequence ATGGCGCATCGCAAGAAAGGCCCGTCCAAGAGGGCCGGCCACTTCAACCACGGTGCATCGGCCGCCCGGTCCGGGCCGGTTGTACCGAGTGCGCACACTCGCGTCCTGCACAGCGTCGAGACCCATCCGCCGAGTACCAACGACGGCTCATTCTGGGGCCGTCGGCGCGTGCTGCTGCTGAACTCCACCTATGAACCGTTGACCGCTCTGCCCATGCGGCGGGCGGTCATCATGCTGATGTGCGGAAAAGCCGACGTCGTGCACGAAGATCCCGGTGGCCCGGTGATCCACTCGGCGACCCGCTCAATCGTCGTGCCGACGGTGATCCGGTTGCGCACCTACGTCCGGGTGCCTTACCGCGCCCGGATCCCGATGACCAGGGCGGCGCTGATGCACCGCGACCGGTTCCGCTGCGCGTACTGCGGCGCCAAGGCCGACACCGTCGACCATGTGGTGCCGCGCAGTCGCGGGGGTGACCACTCGTGGGAGAACTGCGTCGCGGCCTGTTCGGGGTGCAACCACCGCAAGGCTGACCGGCTGCTCGGGGAACTGGGCTGGACGCTGCGTACGGTGCCGGTCCCGCCGAAGGGTCAGCATTGGCGGCTGTTGTCGAGTGTGAAGGAACTGGACCCGGCGTGGGTGCGATACCTGGGTGAAGGCGCGGCCTGA
- the ctaJ gene encoding aa3-type cytochrome oxidase subunit CtaJ → MSTALTHALLILVPLGLTLVLVALIWRSKGSHPATYKISDPWKHAPILWAADEPGEEHATGHSYAADSAAGTGNVGEHGSHPVTIGGGASGKW, encoded by the coding sequence GTGAGCACCGCACTGACACATGCGCTATTGATTCTGGTGCCGCTGGGATTGACGCTCGTGCTCGTCGCGCTGATCTGGCGCAGCAAGGGCTCGCACCCGGCGACCTACAAGATCTCCGACCCCTGGAAGCACGCCCCGATCCTGTGGGCCGCCGACGAACCCGGCGAGGAACACGCCACCGGACACAGCTATGCGGCCGACTCCGCGGCCGGCACCGGCAACGTGGGCGAGCACGGCTCGCACCCGGTAACGATTGGAGGCGGCGCCAGTGGCAAGTGGTGA
- a CDS encoding DUF5130 domain-containing protein: MASGEVAVTGHRAAVERADLPRGFVVTSSGRVSGVTEPGTLSVDYPFPVKDLVFLDDALKYGSRAAKARFAVYIGDLGADTAATARQTLAQVPTPNNAVLLAVSPDQRAIEVVYGVDVKGRGIEESAPLGVSAAAASFKDGNLMDGLISAIRVLSAGVSRP, translated from the coding sequence GTGGCAAGTGGTGAAGTCGCAGTAACCGGCCACCGGGCCGCGGTCGAGCGCGCCGACCTTCCGCGGGGCTTCGTCGTCACGTCGAGTGGCCGCGTGTCGGGTGTCACCGAGCCCGGCACGCTGTCGGTCGACTATCCGTTCCCGGTCAAGGACCTCGTATTCCTCGACGACGCGTTGAAGTACGGCTCGCGGGCGGCCAAGGCCCGCTTCGCCGTATACATCGGTGACCTCGGCGCGGACACCGCCGCGACCGCGCGCCAGACCCTGGCGCAGGTGCCCACGCCGAACAACGCCGTGCTGCTGGCGGTTTCGCCCGACCAGCGTGCGATCGAGGTGGTCTACGGCGTGGACGTCAAGGGCCGCGGCATCGAGGAGTCCGCGCCGTTGGGCGTCTCGGCGGCCGCCGCGTCGTTCAAGGACGGCAACCTGATGGACGGATTGATCAGCGCCATCCGGGTGCTGAGCGCAGGCGTCTCACGGCCCTAG
- a CDS encoding HNH endonuclease, protein MAVSRTRRARAARRRKRRLDAVDNDLTAVEWETIKAAWNGCAYCGATDRPLQRDCVMAISRGGRYTVDNVVPACASCNTSKCNDEVTGWMRRKRLDERRFLERYVEIRAGLGP, encoded by the coding sequence GTGGCGGTCAGCAGGACACGTCGGGCCAGGGCTGCCCGCAGACGCAAGCGTCGGCTCGACGCCGTCGACAACGACCTGACCGCCGTCGAGTGGGAGACCATCAAGGCGGCATGGAACGGCTGCGCCTACTGCGGCGCGACGGACCGGCCGCTGCAACGCGACTGCGTCATGGCGATAAGTCGTGGCGGACGCTACACCGTCGACAACGTCGTGCCGGCCTGCGCTTCCTGCAACACCAGCAAGTGCAACGACGAGGTGACCGGCTGGATGCGTCGCAAGCGCCTCGACGAGCGGCGGTTTCTCGAACGCTATGTCGAGATCCGCGCCGGCCTAGGGCCGTGA